From one Campylobacter concisus genomic stretch:
- a CDS encoding Rrf2 family transcriptional regulator yields LTLLQIFNAVNDKEKLFKIHSDSPKACPLGGKIEGLLTNHFLKAQEALEDSLRSITLQDLLDELINL; encoded by the coding sequence CTAACCCTCCTTCAAATTTTTAACGCAGTAAATGATAAAGAAAAACTTTTCAAGATCCACTCTGACTCACCTAAAGCCTGCCCGCTTGGCGGCAAGATCGAAGGCCTCTTAACCAACCACTTCCTAAAAGCACAAGAAGCTTTAGAGGATAGTTTAAGAAGCATTACTTTACAAGATCTATTAGATGAACTTATTAATCTATAA